A genomic stretch from Polyodon spathula isolate WHYD16114869_AA unplaced genomic scaffold, ASM1765450v1 scaffolds_843, whole genome shotgun sequence includes:
- the cd63 gene encoding CD63 antigen translates to MAVEGGMKCVKYLLFIFNFIFWICGIALIVIGIMVQMSLHKTLMITNASASGAPIVIIVVGVVIFFIAFFGCCGAWKESYCMVTMFAVLLTLIFLVEIAAAIAGYIFKDKVKDVFSTALEDSMKKYNQSADFREAVDTIQADFHCCGSNNYTDWFNIRHNNSVPDSCCKTRAPGCGNNITRDIYQKGCVETINTWIQKNILIVVGVALGIAFFQLLGIVFACVLMKAIRSGYEVM, encoded by the exons ATGGCAGTCGAAGGAGGAATGAAGTGTGTCAAATATCTGCTCTTCATCTTTAACTTCATATTTTGG atctgTGGGATCGCGCTCATTGTGATTGGAATCATGGTTCAGATGAGCCTCCACAAGACCCTGATGATCACTAACGCTTCTGCCTCGGGCGCACCCATCGTCATCATCGTGGTGGGCGTGGTCATCTTCTTCATCGCCTTCTTTGGCTGCTGCGGTGCGTGGAAGGAGAGCTACTGCATGGTCACGATG TTTGCTGTGCTGTTAACCCTCATCTTCCTGGTGGAGATTGCAGCAGCCATCGCTGGGTACATCTTCAAAGACAAG GTGAAAGACGTCTTTAGCACAGCGTTGGAAGACTCCATGAAGAAATATAACCAGAGTGCGGATTTTAGGGAGGCCGTGGATACAATCCAGGCTGAC TTCCACTGCTGCGGTTCCAATAACTACACTGACTGGTTCAACATCCGACACAACAACAGTGTCCCAGACTCCTGCTGCAAGACTCGCGCCCCTGGCTGTGGGAATAACATCACTCGCGATATCTACCAGAAG GGCTGTGTGGAGACCATTAATACCTGGATCCAGAAGAATATTCTCATTGTGGTGGGAGTGGCGCTGGGAATTGCCTTCTTCCAG CTCCTGGGCATCGTGTTTGCCTGTGTGCTGATGAAAGCTATCCGCAGCGGTTATGAAGTGATGTAA